One Candidatus Nitrososphaera evergladensis SR1 genomic window carries:
- the ilvC gene encoding ketol-acid reductoisomerase: MPAKKWLDKEVSLDPIKKQTIAVIGYGIQGRAQASNMKDSGLNVIVGLRKGGKTWKQAEAEGHKVMEVADAAKAADIIHILIPDMEQEETYKRDIAKHVTAGKALSFSHGAAIHWKWIVPPKDVDVIMVAPKGPGQRVRELYQDGFGIPSLVAVHQDHTGKAWDRVLAMAKGIGSTRPGVLKTDFKEEVETDWFGEQVDLCGGTHALVMNAFETLVEAGYQPEVAYFECLHELKLITDLVQKYGLTGMYNRVSETARYGGLTRGPRVVDKDAKNKMKQVLNEIQSGEFAEEWVSKYKKEGKHSFARYMKDIENHQIEKVGKDLRKMMWPDQET; the protein is encoded by the coding sequence ATGCCCGCCAAAAAATGGCTTGACAAAGAGGTATCGCTTGACCCAATAAAGAAGCAGACAATAGCGGTTATCGGTTACGGTATCCAGGGCCGCGCCCAGGCCTCCAACATGAAGGACTCAGGCCTCAACGTAATAGTCGGCCTGAGAAAGGGAGGCAAGACTTGGAAGCAGGCAGAGGCAGAAGGCCACAAGGTCATGGAAGTTGCCGACGCCGCAAAGGCTGCAGACATTATCCATATCCTCATCCCCGACATGGAACAGGAAGAGACCTACAAGCGCGACATCGCCAAGCACGTGACGGCAGGCAAGGCGCTGTCATTTTCGCACGGCGCTGCAATCCACTGGAAGTGGATAGTCCCGCCAAAGGACGTCGACGTCATCATGGTCGCGCCAAAGGGTCCGGGCCAGCGCGTCCGCGAACTCTACCAGGACGGCTTTGGCATCCCGTCGCTTGTGGCCGTGCACCAGGACCACACGGGCAAGGCGTGGGATCGTGTCCTTGCAATGGCAAAGGGCATAGGGAGCACAAGGCCGGGCGTGCTAAAGACTGATTTTAAGGAAGAGGTGGAGACTGACTGGTTTGGCGAGCAGGTAGACCTGTGCGGCGGGACGCACGCGCTTGTCATGAACGCCTTTGAGACGCTGGTCGAGGCAGGGTACCAGCCAGAGGTGGCATATTTTGAGTGCCTCCACGAATTGAAACTAATCACGGACCTTGTACAAAAGTACGGCCTGACGGGCATGTACAACCGCGTGAGCGAGACTGCCCGCTACGGCGGCCTCACCCGCGGACCCCGCGTGGTGGACAAGGACGCCAAGAACAAGATGAAGCAGGTGCTCAATGAAATCCAGTCAGGCGAGTTTGCAGAGGAGTGGGTCAGCAAGTACAAGAAGGAAGGCAAGCACTCGTTTGCCCGCTACATGAAGGACATCGAGAACCACCAGATAGAAAAGGTCGGCAAGGACCTCCGCAAGATGATGTGGCCGGACCAGGAAACCTAG
- a CDS encoding Dps family protein has translation MTKQSLEVSRLIHADKEPKIGIPEKDREGVIRILTELLCDEYVMSAKTKKYHWNVVGPDFSELHKFLEEQYEEVDEIVDLVAERIRSLGGQTIGTLTEFIQYTRLKEDPGSYPDAHTMLANLLDSHEATIRILRGNVDETDEKFHDMGTNDFLIGLMEKHEKMAWMLRSYMVEKPR, from the coding sequence ATGACCAAACAAAGTCTAGAAGTTTCAAGGCTCATACACGCGGACAAGGAGCCAAAGATTGGCATTCCAGAAAAAGACCGCGAAGGTGTCATCAGGATTCTGACAGAGTTGCTATGTGACGAATATGTAATGTCTGCCAAGACCAAGAAGTACCACTGGAACGTAGTCGGGCCGGATTTTAGCGAATTGCACAAGTTCCTTGAGGAGCAGTACGAGGAAGTGGACGAGATCGTAGATTTGGTGGCCGAAAGGATCCGCTCGCTTGGTGGCCAGACGATCGGGACCTTGACCGAATTTATCCAGTACACGCGCCTGAAGGAGGACCCTGGCAGCTATCCTGACGCGCATACAATGCTTGCCAACCTCCTGGATTCACATGAAGCAACCATCCGCATCCTCCGGGGCAATGTCGATGAAACCGACGAAAAATTCCACGACATGGGCACCAACGACTTTCTCATAGGCCTGATGGAAAAGCACGAAAAGATGGCTTGGATGCTAAGGTCTTATATGGTTGAAAAGCCGCGCTGA
- a CDS encoding Rieske (2Fe-2S) protein yields MAGEARGFQKVANKGDLKEGGLLGVEVEGNKIVLALVEGKVYAMDAVCSHEGGPLEEGELMGHDLKCPWHYALFDVRSGKVSDATVWATDQKSYPVQVDQSTGDILVNLGGGAATTSTA; encoded by the coding sequence ATGGCAGGAGAAGCCAGAGGGTTTCAAAAAGTGGCAAACAAGGGCGACTTGAAGGAAGGTGGCCTTCTAGGAGTGGAGGTTGAAGGAAACAAGATTGTGCTGGCCCTGGTGGAAGGCAAGGTCTATGCGATGGACGCGGTCTGCTCACACGAGGGCGGGCCGTTGGAAGAAGGCGAGCTTATGGGGCACGACCTCAAATGTCCTTGGCACTATGCTCTTTTTGACGTGCGCAGTGGCAAAGTGTCTGACGCAACAGTGTGGGCAACTGACCAGAAATCCTATCCTGTGCAGGTTGACCAGTCGACAGGTGACATTCTGGTAAACCTTGGCGGCGGAGCGGCAACGACAAGCACCGCGTAG
- a CDS encoding nickel-binding protein has product MPTFLDVHKVPFSESNLKELCMSPTDEFGVRHVNLFYNKDSGVCFCLLEGPDMDAIEKHHSKVNIKCEWITEVTLARPSPPPDSSDKPTTTA; this is encoded by the coding sequence GTGCCCACTTTTCTTGACGTCCACAAGGTGCCATTCAGCGAATCAAACCTAAAGGAACTGTGCATGTCTCCAACCGACGAGTTTGGAGTCAGACACGTCAACCTTTTCTACAACAAGGATTCCGGCGTGTGTTTTTGCTTGCTGGAAGGACCCGACATGGATGCCATTGAAAAGCATCATTCAAAGGTCAACATCAAGTGCGAATGGATAACAGAAGTCACGCTGGCTCGGCCGTCCCCGCCGCCTGATAGTTCCGACAAGCCGACAACAACAGCCTAG
- a CDS encoding SRPBCC family protein, producing the protein MDTKKTIAVQAVINAPVEKVWKLWTAPEHITKWNNASDDWHTPRAENDLRAGGKFLCRMEAKDGSVGFDFAGVYDEVKKNELIAYTLGDERKVKVTFTKNNDVETKVVETFEAESTNPLEMQRGGWQAILDNFKKYVEASN; encoded by the coding sequence ATGGACACGAAAAAAACAATCGCAGTTCAAGCAGTAATCAATGCTCCTGTAGAAAAAGTTTGGAAACTTTGGACTGCTCCCGAGCACATCACTAAATGGAACAATGCTTCAGACGACTGGCACACGCCACGGGCAGAAAATGATTTGCGGGCAGGCGGAAAATTCCTTTGCCGAATGGAAGCAAAAGATGGCAGCGTTGGCTTTGACTTTGCCGGCGTATATGACGAAGTAAAAAAGAATGAATTGATTGCTTACACTCTTGGCGATGAAAGAAAAGTGAAGGTTACTTTCACAAAGAATAACGATGTTGAAACCAAAGTGGTGGAAACTTTTGAAGCTGAAAGCACCAATCCCCTTGAAATGCAGCGTGGCGGCTGGCAGGCTATTTTGGACAACTTTAAGAAATACGTTGAAGCAAGCAATTGA
- a CDS encoding cobalamin B12-binding domain-containing protein codes for MSSSASSSTATTTMQQQQKPIRVLVSKLGLDGHDRGALVLCRAFRDAGMEVIYSGLFCTPEQVASMAVDEDVDVVAMSLLNGAHLTLFPKVARLLNEKGAGDILVVGGGIIPESDRKELESKGVTGNFGPGTPLSVIIKHINENVKKGKK; via the coding sequence ATGTCGTCGTCAGCATCGTCTTCCACTGCCACTACTACCATGCAGCAGCAACAAAAGCCGATAAGGGTGCTAGTTTCCAAGCTTGGCCTTGACGGCCACGACAGGGGTGCGCTCGTGCTTTGCAGGGCGTTTCGCGACGCTGGCATGGAGGTAATCTATTCAGGTTTGTTCTGCACGCCAGAGCAGGTGGCAAGCATGGCAGTTGACGAGGATGTCGACGTGGTCGCAATGAGCCTGCTCAACGGTGCGCACCTGACGCTGTTCCCAAAGGTTGCCCGGCTCTTGAATGAAAAGGGCGCAGGGGACATACTGGTAGTTGGCGGAGGCATCATACCTGAATCCGACAGGAAGGAGCTTGAAAGCAAGGGCGTCACTGGCAACTTTGGCCCCGGAACGCCGCTATCCGTAATAATCAAGCACATCAATGAAAACGTAAAGAAGGGCAAGAAGTAA
- a CDS encoding iron chaperone, whose translation MVGKLDSLTFAKKINMRKENFFQPTTSMPTTVDEYLATLPGDVRDALEKLRRTIKSIVPGAEERIAYRIPIFRLERDLVGFSAQRNPQKRLCSFYTMSPPLVKAMKKDLQNYRVSGATIHFIPEKPLPAALVKKIVRARVKELSVKARKYKS comes from the coding sequence TTGGTTGGAAAACTCGACAGCCTGACGTTTGCAAAAAAGATAAACATGCGTAAAGAAAATTTCTTCCAACCAACCACAAGCATGCCTACAACCGTAGACGAATATCTGGCAACATTACCAGGCGATGTGCGCGATGCCCTTGAAAAACTCAGGCGCACCATCAAATCCATAGTTCCTGGAGCTGAAGAGAGGATTGCTTATAGGATTCCCATATTCAGACTAGAACGCGATCTAGTCGGGTTTTCTGCTCAGAGAAACCCTCAGAAAAGACTCTGCTCGTTTTACACCATGAGCCCGCCGCTAGTAAAAGCGATGAAAAAAGACTTGCAAAATTACAGAGTGTCAGGCGCAACCATTCATTTCATACCTGAGAAGCCGTTGCCAGCGGCGCTTGTCAAGAAAATTGTGCGTGCAAGGGTAAAGGAATTATCAGTAAAAGCTAGAAAATACAAGAGCTGA
- a CDS encoding phospholipase D-like domain-containing protein, whose translation MGSRKQFRILYDGMLDIPTSLNGISVLSYDLDHLGKTNHKISVSFTVLHINQSNTVDDIRLYVLSRDQFVTWALNCLRNNNAYLCPVQYSHYSGQVPSGQVTLQVHSGGSLHFLLDNRYSTFSSKRVAIRIDEEWEEQTGQLDLVTTIPPHDRSLEDEAKRMICNCNHTLKIISPYADMSFVKDILEKSKSANIQIITRARDEFTSDKRQAFGFIKDNLKDNHRINNFVHSRIIIRDNEEALISSADLTQDGLMKQYNTGAIISDANVMRKLLKYFDEVWHQSTTVQTKAK comes from the coding sequence ATGGGTTCAAGAAAACAGTTCAGAATCCTTTATGATGGAATGTTAGATATTCCTACTAGCCTAAATGGAATATCTGTCCTTTCATATGATTTGGATCACTTGGGCAAGACTAATCATAAAATCTCTGTATCTTTCACCGTCCTGCACATTAATCAGAGCAACACTGTTGACGATATACGGTTGTATGTGCTAAGTAGAGATCAGTTTGTCACCTGGGCTCTAAACTGTCTAAGAAATAACAACGCTTATCTCTGCCCTGTACAATATTCCCATTATTCAGGACAGGTACCTTCAGGACAGGTTACTTTGCAAGTGCATTCAGGCGGATCACTTCATTTCCTATTGGATAACCGATATTCCACTTTCAGCTCAAAGAGAGTTGCGATTCGCATAGACGAAGAGTGGGAAGAACAAACAGGACAACTAGACCTCGTGACAACAATTCCGCCGCATGACAGGTCGCTGGAGGATGAGGCAAAACGGATGATTTGTAATTGCAATCATACATTGAAGATTATCTCGCCATACGCGGACATGTCATTCGTTAAGGATATCCTTGAAAAAAGCAAGAGCGCCAACATTCAAATCATTACAAGAGCCAGAGATGAATTTACAAGTGATAAAAGGCAGGCTTTTGGCTTCATCAAGGATAATCTAAAGGATAACCATAGAATCAACAACTTCGTTCATTCTAGAATAATAATAAGGGATAATGAAGAGGCTCTTATTTCGTCAGCCGACCTAACCCAAGATGGTCTCATGAAGCAGTACAATACCGGCGCAATAATTTCAGATGCAAATGTTATGAGAAAGCTGCTGAAGTACTTCGATGAAGTTTGGCATCAATCTACAACAGTGCAAACTAAAGCAAAATGA
- a CDS encoding VOC family protein, with product MSKAIVQKITPHLWFDKEAKEATEFYVSIFPNSRITNVTTIHNTPSSDCDIVSFELSGQPFMAISAGPFFKFNESISFMVHCDTQEEIDYYWQKLSAVPEAEQCGWLKDKYGLSWQVVPTVMGEMMKDKDEKKIARVTEAFLKMKKFDIATLQKAYAGQ from the coding sequence ATGAGCAAAGCTATTGTCCAAAAAATCACACCACATTTATGGTTCGACAAGGAAGCAAAGGAGGCGACCGAGTTCTATGTATCCATATTTCCGAACTCAAGGATAACGAATGTGACGACAATTCACAACACGCCATCTAGCGATTGTGACATCGTTTCATTTGAGCTCTCCGGTCAGCCGTTTATGGCCATAAGTGCAGGACCTTTCTTCAAGTTCAATGAATCTATCTCATTCATGGTACACTGTGACACCCAAGAAGAAATTGACTATTACTGGCAGAAGCTTTCTGCAGTTCCCGAAGCTGAACAGTGCGGCTGGCTCAAAGACAAGTATGGTCTCTCATGGCAGGTTGTGCCTACTGTTATGGGCGAGATGATGAAGGATAAAGACGAGAAGAAAATAGCGCGAGTAACCGAAGCGTTTCTTAAAATGAAAAAGTTCGATATTGCCACTCTGCAAAAAGCATACGCTGGGCAATAA
- the meaB gene encoding methylmalonyl Co-A mutase-associated GTPase MeaB: MLPIVKGLVQGDRRSLARAISIVDNQEPESRQIIKEIFEKTGKARTVGFTGPGGAGKSSLVGRLIPECQALGHKVAVLAVDPTSPITGGAILGDRVRMLGSLDDEKVFMRSMASRGAVGGVSKSLRNAIRVLDAAGYDLILVESVGAGQLEIEITKVVDLTVVLFTPNTGDNVQAVKAGLTEVGDIYVVNKADIDGAGPLYNILVDMIGDTERRPPILKTSAKTGKGVRELAQHIDKLLKERSINYKVRERKMLEDELKDMVSDIVSQKVASMLKENKKYSAFIDKLARKEIDPYMAADKVAASLFK; encoded by the coding sequence GTGCTTCCCATAGTAAAGGGCCTCGTGCAGGGCGACAGGCGCTCCCTTGCAAGGGCAATTTCAATAGTCGATAATCAAGAGCCCGAGTCAAGGCAGATAATAAAAGAGATTTTCGAAAAGACGGGTAAGGCGCGCACCGTCGGCTTTACCGGGCCGGGCGGCGCAGGCAAGAGCTCGCTCGTGGGACGGCTGATACCAGAGTGCCAGGCGCTTGGCCACAAAGTTGCCGTCCTGGCAGTGGACCCGACAAGCCCGATAACGGGAGGTGCCATCTTGGGCGACAGGGTAAGGATGCTTGGCAGCCTTGATGACGAAAAAGTGTTCATGAGGAGTATGGCGTCAAGGGGCGCAGTAGGTGGAGTGTCAAAGTCACTCCGGAACGCGATCAGGGTGCTTGACGCTGCCGGCTATGACCTGATTCTGGTGGAAAGCGTGGGCGCAGGCCAGCTTGAAATAGAGATAACCAAGGTGGTCGACCTGACAGTGGTTCTGTTTACGCCAAACACCGGCGATAACGTGCAGGCAGTCAAGGCTGGGCTGACAGAGGTTGGAGACATTTACGTCGTCAACAAGGCCGACATCGACGGCGCAGGACCGCTGTACAACATCCTTGTAGACATGATAGGCGACACCGAGCGCAGGCCGCCCATACTAAAGACGTCTGCCAAGACGGGCAAGGGCGTCAGGGAACTAGCGCAGCATATTGACAAATTGCTAAAGGAAAGAAGCATTAATTATAAAGTACGCGAGAGGAAGATGCTAGAGGACGAGTTGAAAGACATGGTTTCAGACATTGTCTCGCAAAAGGTCGCTTCCATGCTAAAGGAGAACAAAAAGTATTCGGCTTTTATAGACAAGCTTGCAAGAAAGGAGATAGACCCGTACATGGCTGCAGACAAGGTTGCTGCAAGCCTCTTCAAGTAG
- a CDS encoding transposase codes for MTQFPSDKRQTYAQNWKAYDDAQCGEQDTFLKLLSDLCRNVDQPAYDFGRPRLPLSDMVFASALKVYSTFSLRRFMSQMQKAVAEGHVDTFCSYSSVSNYMRKKELTPILYELIKLSSLPLASVETTFGVDSSGFGTSSRFARYFDFKHGKDKKYKKWVKAHICCGLKTNVITAVQLTDGDRPDHPYFQPLLEKTAQSFNLKEAVADKAYLSRTNLQFVEDLGGKPFIPFKVNSRGLAIGAPAWNRMYHYFNLHRDDFMKHYHKRSNVETAFHMIKTKFREYVRSKDETAQFNEVLLKILCHNICVVIQEIHELGIRADFSV; via the coding sequence ATGACGCAATTTCCTTCTGACAAGCGCCAAACGTATGCTCAAAACTGGAAGGCTTATGATGATGCACAATGTGGTGAGCAAGATACCTTCTTGAAGCTACTGTCAGATTTGTGTAGAAATGTTGATCAACCTGCCTATGACTTCGGAAGGCCCAGGCTGCCTCTTTCGGATATGGTTTTTGCTTCTGCGCTGAAAGTGTATTCAACTTTCTCCTTGCGTCGCTTCATGAGCCAGATGCAAAAAGCAGTCGCAGAGGGTCATGTTGACACTTTCTGTTCTTATTCTTCTGTTTCAAACTATATGCGTAAGAAAGAGCTAACACCGATACTTTACGAACTTATCAAGCTATCAAGCCTTCCACTGGCTTCCGTAGAAACTACCTTTGGAGTGGATAGTTCTGGCTTTGGTACTTCCTCTCGTTTTGCTAGATATTTCGACTTCAAGCATGGGAAAGACAAGAAGTACAAAAAGTGGGTGAAGGCACACATTTGTTGTGGCCTAAAGACAAACGTAATAACTGCAGTCCAGCTTACGGATGGTGACCGTCCTGACCACCCGTACTTTCAACCATTGTTGGAAAAGACAGCGCAGTCATTTAACCTGAAGGAAGCTGTTGCAGACAAAGCATATCTCAGCAGAACGAATCTCCAGTTTGTAGAAGACCTCGGTGGAAAACCATTCATTCCCTTCAAGGTGAATAGCCGAGGCTTGGCTATAGGAGCACCTGCCTGGAATAGGATGTACCACTATTTCAACCTCCATAGAGATGATTTTATGAAGCATTATCACAAGCGGTCGAATGTCGAAACAGCATTTCATATGATAAAGACAAAGTTCAGAGAATATGTAAGAAGTAAGGATGAAACGGCGCAATTCAATGAAGTTTTGTTAAAGATTCTATGTCATAATATTTGCGTGGTGATTCAGGAAATACACGAGTTGGGAATACGGGCAGATTTTTCAGTCTGA
- a CDS encoding ArsR/SmtB family transcription factor, which translates to MKAVQIIGDQVVARAMTDTMRRTILMMLRDRPMTQTQLAEELGLSKAALNHHLKILKQHNLVSIVKKEVESHGIVQKFFAANSYLQLYDFNSLPRDVVSYFYAARLERERGIISMLALNNQSLMRDQKLTSFITKNLSAYLIEAAGPYVNTEIDYGDEGIIYEIYTKAVKALLKEKLIEF; encoded by the coding sequence ATGAAGGCCGTCCAGATAATAGGTGATCAGGTGGTGGCAAGGGCTATGACAGATACAATGCGCCGGACCATCCTCATGATGCTGCGGGACAGGCCTATGACCCAGACGCAGCTTGCAGAGGAGCTGGGACTTTCCAAAGCTGCGCTCAACCACCACCTGAAGATACTAAAGCAGCACAACCTCGTCAGCATAGTGAAAAAAGAGGTGGAATCGCACGGCATAGTTCAGAAATTCTTTGCTGCAAACTCTTACCTCCAGCTCTATGATTTTAACTCCCTTCCAAGGGATGTAGTCAGTTATTTTTATGCCGCGCGCCTGGAAAGAGAAAGGGGGATCATTTCGATGCTGGCGTTGAACAACCAATCGCTCATGCGCGACCAGAAATTGACCAGTTTCATCACAAAAAACCTGTCGGCCTACCTTATCGAGGCCGCAGGGCCTTATGTCAACACGGAAATTGATTACGGCGACGAGGGCATCATATACGAGATCTATACGAAAGCAGTAAAGGCGCTTCTGAAGGAGAAATTGATAGAATTCTAG
- a CDS encoding GNAT family N-acetyltransferase, whose protein sequence is MTASLIKTTTTDNEAAAAIDVLVLAFSADPAARWAWPDPLQYLTHFPSFVKAFGGRAFTHGSAYYVDGYAGVALWLPPDVHPDEDELTTLLQRTVPEEIQKDALAVFEQMGSYHPSEPHWYLPLIGVDPSQQGKGFGSALMQHALVTCDRDHKLAYLESSNPKNIPLYERHGFELLGTIHAGKSPTIFPMLRKPRTPR, encoded by the coding sequence ATGACAGCGTCGCTAATCAAGACTACTACAACAGACAATGAAGCTGCAGCGGCAATTGATGTCTTGGTACTGGCGTTTAGCGCAGACCCTGCTGCGCGATGGGCATGGCCAGATCCGCTGCAGTACCTCACGCATTTCCCCAGCTTTGTCAAGGCGTTCGGAGGAAGAGCGTTTACTCATGGGAGTGCATACTATGTTGATGGGTACGCCGGCGTAGCATTGTGGCTTCCACCGGATGTCCACCCCGACGAAGACGAGCTAACCACACTATTGCAGCGCACCGTGCCGGAGGAGATTCAGAAGGACGCCCTTGCAGTATTTGAGCAGATGGGTAGCTATCACCCAAGTGAGCCGCACTGGTATCTGCCGCTCATAGGTGTCGACCCGTCTCAACAGGGCAAGGGATTCGGCTCTGCTTTAATGCAGCATGCACTTGTCACGTGCGACCGCGACCACAAGCTTGCCTATCTTGAATCTTCAAATCCAAAGAATATCCCCCTCTACGAACGGCACGGGTTTGAGTTACTTGGCACCATCCATGCGGGCAAGTCGCCGACCATCTTTCCGATGCTCCGCAAACCAAGAACCCCAAGATGA
- a CDS encoding universal stress protein, whose amino-acid sequence MEGPGEKIRRIIVAVDSSENSRKCAGFAASLANATGCETIVLTVIKNSDIADTEGRIDHDKLQKAEEETRRLHESLVVGSNMFTFKNKIRSEIVRADDISDAICKYCAETNADIVIVGRRGLGFLKGMLIGSVSEKVTRNCQCSVMIVK is encoded by the coding sequence ATGGAAGGTCCCGGAGAAAAAATAAGGCGCATAATAGTTGCAGTCGACTCCTCTGAAAATTCCAGAAAATGCGCTGGCTTTGCCGCCAGCCTGGCAAACGCCACGGGCTGCGAGACCATAGTGCTCACTGTGATAAAGAACAGCGACATCGCCGACACCGAGGGCAGAATTGACCACGACAAGCTGCAAAAAGCAGAAGAGGAGACAAGAAGACTGCACGAATCTTTGGTGGTGGGCAGCAACATGTTCACTTTTAAGAACAAGATAAGATCTGAAATTGTCAGGGCAGACGATATCTCTGACGCAATCTGCAAATACTGCGCAGAAACCAACGCAGACATTGTGATAGTCGGCAGGAGGGGCCTAGGGTTCCTCAAGGGGATGCTCATCGGGAGCGTGTCAGAAAAGGTGACAAGGAACTGCCAGTGCTCAGTCATGATAGTAAAGTGA
- a CDS encoding HPP family protein — protein sequence MSATSSPSGRGQKKTTGVLRALLKAYALKIGGNDRAPPIKIAAKSQLVPSIASLAGALTGIVAVGFIASYFSLPLLIAPFGASVVLLFSVYDSPLAQPRNTVVGHVLSGLIGAAVALLHAAYFAGGEKYVLMAISVAVSIFAMQILRLTHPPAGATAFLASTAVTDAGSLAWFMIPVAAGALILVAVAIVFNNAIPKRRYPVYW from the coding sequence ATGAGCGCAACCAGCAGCCCTTCAGGGCGCGGGCAGAAAAAAACTACAGGCGTTTTGCGCGCGTTGTTAAAAGCGTATGCCCTGAAAATAGGAGGCAACGACCGCGCCCCTCCGATCAAAATTGCGGCCAAAAGCCAGCTTGTCCCTTCGATCGCGTCGCTTGCAGGTGCGCTTACTGGCATAGTGGCGGTCGGCTTTATTGCCTCTTATTTTTCTCTGCCTCTTCTTATTGCGCCTTTTGGGGCATCAGTTGTTCTGCTTTTTTCCGTCTACGACAGCCCGCTTGCGCAGCCGCGCAACACTGTCGTTGGGCATGTCCTGTCTGGGTTGATTGGGGCTGCTGTGGCCCTGCTGCATGCCGCGTATTTCGCAGGCGGCGAAAAATACGTCTTGATGGCCATCTCTGTTGCAGTCTCTATCTTTGCGATGCAGATCCTGAGGCTGACGCACCCGCCAGCCGGCGCGACTGCGTTTTTGGCGTCAACAGCGGTAACCGATGCTGGCTCTCTTGCCTGGTTCATGATCCCTGTGGCTGCCGGCGCCTTGATTCTTGTCGCAGTGGCAATTGTTTTTAACAATGCCATCCCAAAAAGAAGGTATCCCGTATACTGGTAG
- a CDS encoding antibiotic biosynthesis monooxygenase, with protein MREAGMFMANVSKGVTRIYSRNIKPGHEQQYDDWLRRYLTYERQARGYLGTTVIVPGGTNSNLRYIIHHFANSDSLDEWERSEQAIKMLEEVNNYSTRHYETATGLETWFTVPDLHAVAAPPKWKMAVIVFAAAFAISTSARYLLNHYLESTSLFISNVVYTAILVLLLTYLAMPALSRLLRKWLYSKKENEYA; from the coding sequence TTGAGAGAGGCAGGCATGTTTATGGCCAATGTTTCCAAGGGCGTTACGCGAATTTACTCTAGGAACATAAAGCCCGGTCACGAACAGCAATACGATGACTGGCTGAGGCGGTATCTAACATATGAAAGGCAGGCCCGTGGCTATTTGGGTACAACAGTGATTGTTCCAGGCGGAACTAACTCCAATCTGCGATACATTATACACCATTTTGCCAACAGTGACTCACTAGATGAATGGGAAAGGTCTGAACAGGCCATAAAGATGCTAGAGGAAGTTAACAATTACTCTACCCGCCATTACGAAACAGCTACTGGCCTTGAGACCTGGTTTACAGTACCTGACCTGCACGCAGTAGCCGCACCGCCAAAATGGAAAATGGCTGTAATTGTCTTTGCTGCCGCATTTGCTATAAGTACTTCAGCACGCTATTTGCTTAATCACTACCTTGAGTCAACATCGCTCTTTATTTCAAACGTAGTCTACACTGCAATACTAGTACTATTATTGACCTATCTTGCAATGCCTGCATTAAGCAGGCTGCTGCGCAAATGGTTATACTCAAAAAAAGAGAATGAATACGCTTAG
- a CDS encoding pyridoxamine 5'-phosphate oxidase family protein — protein MPSPVTEAEVERFLESKLNIQLATIDEEGYPNIQPIWFYYDKESGKIYTGTQKTTKKIQNIRRNPGKIYFSIDDENFPYKGVKGRGEASISEDRQKNLAIVEKINLKYLGTLEHPLAKMLMDNTRNGTELVIQITPKFFSAWDFGKAM, from the coding sequence ATGCCGAGTCCTGTCACCGAAGCAGAAGTTGAAAGATTTCTTGAAAGCAAGCTCAACATTCAGCTAGCCACCATTGACGAAGAAGGCTATCCAAACATCCAGCCTATCTGGTTCTACTATGACAAGGAATCCGGCAAGATATACACAGGAACACAAAAGACGACAAAAAAGATTCAGAACATAAGGAGAAACCCGGGCAAGATCTACTTTTCCATCGACGACGAGAACTTTCCATACAAGGGAGTAAAGGGAAGGGGAGAAGCAAGCATATCTGAAGACAGGCAAAAGAACTTGGCAATCGTGGAAAAGATAAACCTAAAGTACCTTGGCACGCTCGAGCACCCGCTGGCAAAGATGCTGATGGACAACACCAGAAACGGGACAGAGCTTGTGATCCAGATCACGCCGAAATTCTTTTCTGCGTGGGATTTTGGCAAGGCAATGTAA